One genomic segment of Desulforamulus reducens MI-1 includes these proteins:
- a CDS encoding Rpn family recombination-promoting nuclease/putative transposase: MEINRTNDYAFKRIMGSEEGKEALIGFLNAVLKPLKGQELTSVELLDREIDPKYLLDRAARLDILARTTNGMLINIEVQINNRYNIDKRTLFYWAGLYHGQLTSGQNFIYLRKTITINILGFDWFSDRNKYHHTFHIREDSTGELLIDDLEIHFLELPKIKRIKRKPQNNLEEWLMYFNNLQGEEMEEIAMTNPGIRRAITIEQIFYKNQKERRLYELREKAVRDEVSMVAGARAEGLAEGEAKGQREAICKYLSARFSDLSLNLQAQVRNINNLSALDKIINQIYTVNSLEEAEAIVQEAMN, translated from the coding sequence ATGGAGATCAACCGTACCAACGATTATGCCTTTAAAAGAATTATGGGATCAGAAGAAGGTAAAGAAGCACTTATTGGTTTTCTAAATGCTGTGCTAAAACCTTTAAAGGGGCAAGAACTAACATCTGTGGAACTGCTGGATCGAGAGATTGATCCAAAATACTTATTGGACAGAGCTGCCCGGTTAGACATATTAGCCAGAACTACAAACGGTATGTTAATCAATATTGAAGTCCAAATTAACAATCGTTACAACATTGATAAGCGTACACTCTTTTATTGGGCCGGTCTCTACCACGGGCAATTAACCAGCGGACAGAACTTTATCTACCTAAGAAAAACCATTACCATTAACATATTAGGATTTGACTGGTTCAGTGACAGAAACAAATACCACCATACCTTCCACATTCGTGAAGATTCCACCGGAGAGTTGCTGATCGACGACCTGGAAATTCATTTTCTTGAATTACCCAAGATAAAAAGAATCAAGAGAAAGCCCCAAAATAATTTAGAAGAGTGGCTGATGTATTTCAACAACCTTCAGGGTGAAGAAATGGAGGAGATTGCCATGACAAATCCGGGAATTCGCAGAGCAATAACCATAGAGCAAATCTTCTATAAAAACCAGAAAGAACGTAGACTTTACGAGCTAAGAGAAAAGGCTGTTAGGGATGAAGTTTCTATGGTAGCAGGTGCGAGAGCTGAGGGGTTAGCTGAAGGAGAGGCTAAAGGCCAAAGAGAGGCTATTTGTAAGTACCTGAGCGCCAGATTTTCCGACTTATCTCTTAACCTTCAAGCCCAGGTGAGAAATATCAACAACCTATCTGCTCTAGATAAAATCATCAATCAAATATACACCGTTAACAGCCTGGAAGAAGCCGAGGCTATTGTGCAAGAAGCAATGAATTAA